From the Eremothecium cymbalariae DBVPG#7215 chromosome 6, complete sequence genome, one window contains:
- the RPC37 gene encoding DNA-directed RNA polymerase III subunit C37 (similar to Ashbya gossypii AFR083W), producing MEKNLFVLEEDGDAVLQDVMAPSIKEEGPDYGLDEEDFNDPVVREIPLNITHGPCPIHVLQYANKSKKLGKRFVNHLPVSQVRYKEHSSLLELDIPLNTDVFYNQDRAKEDWDDVKVQTLKGVGVSNEGQYVGLMHDGQLYLMPVEKVAQIRPYFKYIDQKQQQRKHEDANIQNVMNGASGTKQRAQVVTMSVKSSNEANQGRLGGSLLAHRIAEDEVSKELVWKEDTFESFLAEVTTEESREALIPKHESLAYLGKLL from the coding sequence ATGGAGAAGAATTTATTCGTCCTCGAAGAAGACGGTGATGCTGTTTTACAGGATGTTATGGCTCCTTCTATAAAAGAAGAGGGCCCGGACTACGGTcttgatgaggaagatttCAATGATCCAGTTGTTCGAGAAATACCGTTAAATATAACACACGGTCCGTGCCCAATACATGTTCTGCAGTATGCAAATAAGTCCAAGAAATTGGGCAAAAGGTTTGTGAACCATCTACCGGTGTCACAAGTTCGGTATAAGGAACATAGTAGTTTATTGGAGCTGGATATTCCACTTAACACTGATGTATTTTACAATCAGGATCGTGCTAAGGAGGACTGGGATGACGTTAAAGTTCAGACACTCAAGGGTGTTGGTGTCTCTAATGAGGGTCAGTACGTGGGGTTGATGCATGATGGCCAGCTGTATTTAATGCCTGTTGAAAAGGTAGCACAGATAAGACCATactttaaatatattgaccaaaaacaacagcaaagAAAGCATGAGGACGCAAATATACAAAATGTTATGAACGGTGCTAGTGGGACCAAACAAAGGGCTCAAGTGGTGACCATGTCTGTGAAAAGTTCTAATGAAGCAAATCAAGGAAGATTAGGAGGGTCTTTGCTAGCTCATAGAATTGCTGAGGATGAAGTTAGTAAGGAATTGGTTTGGAAGGAAGATACTTTTGAGAGCTTTTTAGCTGAGGTCACCACTGAAGAATCACGCGAAGCTCTAATTCCGAAACATGAAAGCCTGGCATATCTGGGAAAGCTATTATAG